In Microplitis mediator isolate UGA2020A chromosome 2, iyMicMedi2.1, whole genome shotgun sequence, a single window of DNA contains:
- the LOC130663489 gene encoding uncharacterized protein LOC130663489 isoform X1: MSFVLQLGSAETLEETSPSIREIASVTIQERTTEPMSIVLQLGTAAATGNSEETHSTEKSTAMMVTKPAIVYPNNQIKVQQNNAKSNIVTTAAANSGGVISAVAKPGTIVYPAKAIKDQKLVGPVTTVESKIIATPLVLTQQQISASTGGALIPCSLAANHSTTPLNPHSSKSVINSTANSNLPGKIQLTYEVMQNKQQQHSSNIIQSTASQKVVGTTTGVKTITSTNSMSNIQRLRTKSPSTGSPNANVHKVKTITSINNQGGMVPKNFTSRVQAVSKAQTSSTNVAITPVAMTQVITNSNIQRLQQQNNQQKIQQNQTSSNQTTVNTRVNTNNKVAAVQQPIDQTQSLQKVAGVFPKTLAVQRQPVATTGTNNVQKVSIAGIQKTTSVPQNQPQINNTVHFQNSQQPKSQITSVQKSQTALVLNNSTKNLPLTNPGNIANIAKSSSVPNVSKIQQNSTVTLGKAQLISQSQLNVHHTLHVQQIVPQTIQGQAVSKQQQQQHQHQQPVTLQTARMTGNTNSQPKLNVIQQNATLTSIPINQKNPLVVNAKVQSQPQMLLKVGPMKNSPIGTQHPGNTVKTVGQKAAAANQMKANPQQVGISMNRTVNAQPIKIIQQHQQQQSPQHIVVNPMTAQKQPGCIKTIPAQKPPLQQQQQQQQQQQRNNTQKVGGIKTSLNTNMNSLKAQMPNNPAVPPNSISQKQNLRTFHSQQLTSSNIMIHKNQTMKIQQQNIQQKQKIITPQYTQQQNVRPQAGQIKTILPVISPDIHKEVEAKVGHESQISKEQEFQEQPTSPVRRMPLPYECLQFVLQDHNYGAPPPRTPPPASPPPHPQQQPLNGASGSTLQHSFMYNQVITNNSTADDAASAISSDAGREVEPEGEETETAPEGEGDDEDSITRCICDFEHDDGYMICCDRCLVWQHVDCMGIDRSNIPDEYLCEVCRPRRVDRQRARTLQLRKREELLNSDTSSDTSSTSSADTDVGSNTTTTKKRPLQQLPVPRRKSDPPPSTLRKLNNNNNTNSNNNNNNNNNNVAKRQRREQLPRQASAGRKKETAKRGPGKRKTKRRISLDGEDETQDAWGSNMAPLRQWIERYEEAVTNHYSPELRARISSIKVNGTHSDLKQSNMSSGASGKCRLNVHSNSLRFLVATVYLPPNTPIIELRGKYMLSTQHRPTHPQGRQHAQRPGPFVFFYRLPREGTEVCVDTRTYGNDARFVRRSCKPNAEIKHCIEKGTLHLYIVTTTVIEKSTEITIRHEQHDLLLSPNSNSTVTSPLPCACGNPRTCQITTAAGQLSSTRRGSNGTLAENADGRERRRRGRRNTVNEESDVSSSTTSTPPVVSQPTPNSTATPTSSTSSTSTVSAGAKKMITNPITPVPVPAVTTAAVAIVATTTTTTIITTITTATATVTTSTTTMTPVVATTPAVVTKVLPKEEASVSVSQPPAQQVLHSTSPVTPTSQETSKKDKKKMTREERKMEAIMKAFERLEKAEQRKQEVQARNAQRKESGGAHSDNDDPPLSLPTKPKQQHIERPLRRKRRKGRARTTSSSHSQSSRRTRLNSADSDMSSGDESIMMQSPPSSCIPNREAPFSPRLHTPTKDENCVAMARDSNNQTIPTAAGLLLALANSNVPGPSSPPLQQPPPSKSPTCDSGASSSSQSSTPSTPLSSACLLVAAAVGPLAPGFKFPKTKKAMMNEWLRDSPDTPHPPHVQLPPHISPNISPMTSVPSPSPVIPSTNRSIDFLSPTDPSPEFLTQSYAAKSLATLVQAANSVSGICDSPPQRKQVVVAQNANGCPVSSGSAKKRWLRQAISEECDSPNSRPESPPSEMVAPPKKRRIARESISSDNYTPPTTPTPVHTEAGPTNSALSSSENDFSEHPQSPLSIEGRIKTDYEADNIKEDTNSDSEKPEFFETIKPKVDLSDSDVKEEDERETDKPAVSDLKDQVELSPTEIKNHVKDEIMEVEDDKDIDTSVNLIKIEEKPSMECEESSDVIKPSSVTDSPIKRETSSPLVDEKCPMEVDNQSEPETDEPRSPIGATESESELKPRAAEMTLEYGTVANVVDKNESSENIEKPAFDKDCQSNDGSSIDEFDVEAQMKMITGDDGNDYKEKVDTCSDKDNKSMDGIEGLMDSSKEDSDSEDHEMEDTQPSEEPRRFKELERDIEERAFKELETMSHNQDFDSNNKEFVADNVDTPLECLVTTKPESSTTTTTTSEESMFDSVSSNIDCESVVEPPKIFQSIPPLSERIRKKPDSSAAPKKSLVFEAAMIESTIDMESVEITENGDDKNQLSTALRELLRSKIDEEPTAFMNAENTDPPLENINPSPEDINPPLESINPSPEDINPPFESINPSPDDIIPSINSSPKDINPSPKEIYSSPKDIINRSPVDMNPSPKDIESSPKHINPPPEDVSLPESINPSSENVNLPLDDLYPSLEKISPQTEHFNSSSENNSPPVLNHIEAIVLEPSVQENSAVLTNKQEIVSPKVEEKAPPPPPPPQPEVRRLKDPRTAVPNRGPSPKHDAPAPVKRKVRTLSISEYRKRKQQSTGTPPEPEPSNDVSSSDKSPARGRSDSASSGTSSLSSDDDNAKTTHDLPGLTTLPLFAGSENEERKGGEEGIIGWSAAPTLVERQRENLTERLKREFGLFLSDDEEERARKQGLTAEAILKARKEAMPNQVIIPGAPTSYPQTQLPPQTYIPPPGSAVIHYPQFQVKPGIPGAYMAVPQPIPPPVPPPPGMYPVSASTATLSSVGKPVPPQFLVPQAPPGSNPYPPQFIPTASPPAPTQRFPVATPPPPPLTLSSGFPATPQPSKPYYIHPPPAPRT; this comes from the exons caaaaattattgcaacgcCTTTGGTACTGACCCAGCAGCAAATATCTGCGAGTACTGGTGGCGCGTTAATTCCCTGTTCTTTAGCAGCAAACCATTCAACGACCCCATTGAATCCGCACTCGTCTAAGTCCGTGATTAATAGTACCGCTAATTCAAATCTCCCGGGGAAGATTCAGCTCACGTACGAAGTTATGCAAAATAAACAACAGCAGCATTCatcaaatattattcaaaGCACAGCATCGCAAAAGGTAGTTGGTACAACGACGGGTGTCAAAACAATTACATCGACGAATTCAATGTCAAACATTCAGAGGTTACGGACTAAATCCCCAAGTACCGGGTCACCCAATGCTAATGTCCATAAAGTTAAAACAATAACGAGTATCAACAACCAAGGGGGAATGGtacctaaaaattttacttcacGTGTGCAAGCTGTGTCAAAAGCCCAAACATCATCGACAAATGTTGCTATTACACCTGTTGCAATGACACAAGTTATAAccaattcaaatattcaacGACTACAGcaacaaaataatcaacaaaaaattcaacaaaaccAGACGTCATCAAATCAAACTACGGTTAATACCCGAGTTAATACGAATAATAAAGTAGCAGCTGTACAGCAGCCAATTGATCAAACTCAGTCACTACAAAAAGTTGCTGGAGTCTTTCCAAAAACATTAGCAGTTCAACGGCAACCAGTTGCTACCACTGGGACTAATAATGTACAAAAAGTTTCAATTGCCGGAATACAAAAGACAACATCGGTACCGCAAAATCAAccgcaaataaataatactgtacattttcaaaattctcaacAGCCTAAATCACAAATCACATCAGTACAAAAATCTCAGACCGCATtggtattaaataattcaacgaaaaatttacCCTTAACAAATCCTGGTAATATTGCTAATATTGCTAAGAGCAGTAGTGTTCCAAATGTatcaaaaattcaacaaaattcTACAGTAACACTGGGCAAGGCTCAGCTTATATCTCAGTCCCAACTCAATGTCCATCATACGTTACATGTTCAACAGATTGTTCCTCAGACGATTCAAGGACAGGCGGTTTCTaagcaacagcagcagcagcatcaACATCAGCAGCCGGTTACTTTGCAGACAGCACGAATGACTGGTAATACTAATTCACAACCAAAGTTGAATGTTATTCAACAGAATGCGACTCTTACGAGCATACcgataaatcaaaaaaatcctttgGTTGTAAATGCTAAAGTACAATCACAGCCGCAAATGCTTCTCAAAGTTGGACCGAtgaaaaattctcccattggaaCACAACATCCAGGGAATACTGTCAAGACTGTTGGTCAAAAAGCTGCTGCTGCTAATCAGATGAAAGCAAATCCTCAGCAAGTTGGGATATCAATGAACCGGACTGTGAATGCCCaaccaattaaaataatcCAACAGCACCAGCAGCAACAATCACCGCAACATATTGTCGTTAATCCAATGACTGCCCAAAAACAACCGGGTTGTATAAAAACAATCCCTGCACAAAAACCTCCGctgcagcagcaacaacagcagcaacagcaacaacagaGAAATAATACCCAAAAAGTTGGTGGCATAAAAACTTCTTTGAATACCAATATGAATTCATTGAAAGCCCAAATGCCCAACAATCCTGCTGTTCCTCCTAATTCAATCTcgcaaaaacaaaatttacgaACATTTCATTCTCAGCAATTGACTTCATCAAATATTAtgatacataaaaatcaaacGATGAAAATTCAACAGCAAAATATTcagcaaaaacaaaaaataattacaccgCAGTATACCCAACAGCAAAATGTGAGACCACAAGCTGgacaaataaaaacaattttaccCGTAATTTCGCCGGATATTCATAAAGAAGTTGAAGCAaa aGTTGGACATGAATCACAGATATCAAAAGAACAAGAGTTTCAAGAACAGCCAACGTCACCAGTACGGCGAATGCCACTTCCTTATGag TGTCTGCAGTTTGTCCTTCAAGACCATAACTACGGAGCTCCACCACCGCGCACGCCGCCACCAGCATCACCTCCACCCCATCCACAGCAGCAGCCTCTCAATGGTGCAAGTGGATCAACACTTCAGCATTCATTTATGTACAACCAAG TTATCACCAACAATAGTACAGCCGACGACGCAGCGAGTGCTATCAGCAGTGACGCAGGTCGTGAGGTCGAGCCGGAAGGTGAAGAAACAGAAACAGCACCAGAAGGAGAGGGCGACGACGAAGATAGTATTACTCGTTGTATTTGTGATTTTGAACATGACGATGGATATATGATTTGCTGTGATCGCTGTCTTGTTTGGCAGCACGTTGACTGCATGGGTATCGACAGATCAAACATTCCCGACGAGTATCTCTGCGAAGTGTGCCGGCCACGTCGTGTAGATCGTCAACGAGCTCGAACTCTTCAACTGCGTAAACGCGAAGAACTTCTAAATTCTGATACATCGTCGGATACGTCGTCCACAAGCTCTGCGGACACGGATGTAGGCAGCAATACAACGACGACTAAAAAACGACCGCTCCAACAGCTACCTGTTCCACGAAGAAAGTCCGATCCTCCTCCTTCGACGcttagaaaattgaataacaataataatactaatagtaataataataacaataataataataataatgtagcGAAACGTCAAAGACGAGAGCAACTTCCAAGACAAGCGAGTGCGGGTAGAAAAAAGGAGACAGCAAAACGTGGCCCGggtaaaagaaaaacaaaacgtAGAATAAGTTTAGATGGTGAAGATGAAACTCAAGATGCTTGGGGTTCAAATATGGCACCTTTAAGACAGTGGATTGAAAGATATGAAGAGGCTGTGACAAATCACTACAGTCCTGAGTTGAGAGCCAGAATATCCAGCATTAAAGTTAATGGCACACACAGTGACTTGAAACAGAGTAATATGAGCTCTGGTGCTAGTGGCAAGTGTCGGCTTAATGTACACAGCAACAGTCTCAGATTCTTGGTAGCTACTGTATACCTTCCACCAAATACTCCAATCATCGAGCTACGAGGTAAATATATGCTGAGTACACAGCACAGGCCGACGCATCCTCAAGGACGACAGCACGCCCAGCGGCCAGGaccttttgtatttttctatcgGTTGCCACGTGAGGGTACTGAAGTTTGTGTTGATACCAGAACATACGGCAATGATGCGAGATTTGTACGACGAAGTTGTAAACCCAATGCTGAAATTAAACATTGTATAGAAAAAGGAACATTGCATCTGTATATCGTTACGACAacagttattgaaaaaagtaCTGAAATAACGATTCGTCATGAGCAACATGATCTTTTACTTTCGCCtaattcaaattcaactgTCACTTCGCCTCTTCCGTGTGCTTGTGGTAATCCACGTACTTGTCAAATAACTACAGCAGCTGGACAACTCAGTAGTACACGAAGAGGTAGTAATGGTACACTTGCGGAGAATGCTGATGGTCGTGAACGAAGACGACGAGGTAGAAGAAATACTGTCAATGAGGAAAGTGATGTATCTAGTTCAACAACTTCAACACCACCAGTAGTAAGTCAGCCAACACCAAATTCAACAGCAACTCCTACGTCTTCAACATCATCAACATCAACAGTATCAGCTGGTgctaaaaaaatgattactaATCCTATAACACCAGTACCAGTACCAGCTGTTACGACAGCAGCTGTGGCAATAGTGGCAACGACGACAACCACCAcgataataacaacaataacaacggCAACAGCAACAGTTACGACGTCAACGACGACCATGACACCGGTGGTGGCGACGACTCCTGCTGTAGTGACTAAAGTATTACCTAAAGAAGAGGCTTCTGTTTCAGTATCACAACCACCCGCGCAACAGGTACTTCATTCGACATCACCAGTTACTCCAACGTCACAAGAAACCagtaaaaaagataaaaagaaaatgacaAGAGAAGAGCGTAAAATGGAAGCTATTATGAAAGCTTTTGAAAGATTAGAAAAAGCTGAACAAAGAAAACAAGAAGTACAAGCAAGAAATGCACAGAGAAAAGAATCTGGAGGTGCGCATAGTGATAATGATGATCCGCCTCTTAGTCTTCCGACGAAACCGAAGCAGCAGCATATTGAACGACCGCTGAGACGAAAAAGACGAAAGGGTAGAGCAAGAACAACAAGTAGCTCACACTCTCAAAGCAGTCGAAGGACTAGATTAAATTCCGCGGATTCAGACATGTCCTCTGGTGATGAAAGTATCATGATGCAGTCGCCACCCTCTTCATGTATACCCAATCGTGAGGCTCCGTTTTCTCCTCGACTTCATACACCAACGAAGGATGAAAATTGTGTGGCAATGGCGCGAGATTCAAATAACCAAACTATACCAACAGCAGCGGGTCTTTTATTAGCTCTTGCAAATTCAAATGTACCTGGTCCAAGTTCACCACCGCTCCAGCAACCGCCACCAAGTAAAAGTCCTACCTGTGACAGTGGAGCAAGCAGTAGTTCTCAAAGTTCAACTCCCTCGACACCACTGTCATCAGCTTGTCTATTAGTAGCTGCCGCGGTCGGACCTCTTGCTCCGGGATTCAAATTTCCTAAAACTAAAAAGGCCATGATGAACGAGTGGTTACGAGACTCACCGGACACGCCACATCCTCCTCACGTTCAATTACCACCTCATATATCACCAAATATATCACCAATGACATCAGTACCGTCTCCAAGTCCCGTAATTCCTTCGACGAACAGGTCGATTGATTTTCTTTCACCTACAGATCCCTCGCCGGAATTTTTGACACAGAGTTATGCCGCTAAAAGTTTGGCTACTCTTGTACAAGCCGCAAATTCTGTTTCAGGTATTTGTGATTCACCACCACAACGTAAACAAGTAGTTGTTGCACAAAATGCCAATGGTTGCCCAGTGTCATCAGGTTCGGCTAAAAAACGATGGCTACGACAAGCCATCTCTGAGGAATGTGACTCACCCAATAGTAGACCTGAAAGTCCGCCCAGTGAAATGGTAGCGCCACCTAAAAAACGACGAATTGCTCGTGAAAGTATTTCATCAGACAATTATACTCCACCGACAACGCCAACACCCGTACACACTGAGGCTGGTCCCACTAATTCGGCGCTTTCTTCATCTGAAAATGATTTCTCCGAGCATCCACAGTCACCATTGTCAATTGAGGGAAGAATTAAAACAGATTATGAGGCTGATAATATTAAAGAAGACACCAATTCAGACTCAGAGAAGCCGGAATTCTTTGAAACAATTAAACCTAAAGTTGATTTATCTGATTCTGACGTTAAAGAAGAAGATGAGAGAGAAACAGATAAACCAGCTGTGTCTGATTTGAAAGACCAGGTCGAATTATCACCAACGGAGATTAAAAATCATGTGAAAGATGAAATTATGGAAGTTGAGGATGACAAAGACATTGATACATCagtgaatttaattaagatCGAAGAAAAACCTAGTATGGAGTGCGAAGAATCTTCAGATGTAATTAAACCTTCTAGCGTTACAGACAGTCCGATTAAACGAGAGACGAGTTCACCATTAGTGGACGAAAAATGTCCTATGGAAGTTGATAATCAGAGTGAGCCGGAGACAGACGAACCGAGGTCACCAATTGGTGCAACAGAGTCCGAGTCTGAGCTCAAGCCACGTGCAGCTGAAATGACACTTGAGTATGGAACGGTCGCAAATGTCgttgataaaaatgaaagctctgaaaatatagaaaaacCCGCGTTCGACAAAGACTGTCAGTCCAATGATGGATCGTCTATTGACGAGTTTGATGTCGAGGCACAAATGAAGATGATCACTGGTGATGATGGAAATGATTACAAGGAAAAAGTTGACACCTGTTCagacaaagataataaaagtatgGATGGGATCGAAGGATTGATGGATAGTTCGAAGGAAGACTCTGATTCAGAAGATCATGAAATGGAAGATACACAACCGAGTGAAGAGCCACGTCGTTTTAAAGAACTGGAACGAGACATTGAAGAAAGAGCTTTCAAAGAACTTGAAACAATGTCTCATAATCAAGACTTTGATTCGAATAACAAAGAATTTGTTGCTGACAATGTTGATACTCCATTAGAGTGTCTTGTAACAACGAAACCAGAATCATCGACGACCACAACCACAACTTCTGAAGAGTCGATGTTTGATTCCGTATCTTCAAATATCGACTGTGAGTCTGTTGTTGAGCCGCCGAAAATATTTCAGTCAATTCCACCTCTGAGTGAGAGAATTCGTAAAAAACCCGACAGTTCTGCGGCCCCGAAGAAGAGTTTAGTTTTTGAAGCTGCGATGATTGAGTCAACAATTGATATGGAATCTGTTGAAATAACAGAAAATGGCGATGATAAGAATCAACTGTCTACGGCTTTGAGAGAATTACTGAGATCCAAGATTGATGAAGAACCAACAGCTTTTATGAATGCTGAAAATACAGATCCACcgttagaaaatataaatccaTCACCGGAAGATATTAATCCACCATTGGAAAGTATTAACCCATCTCCGGAAGATATTAATCCACCATTTGAAAGTATTAACCCATCTCCAGATGATATTATTCCATCAATAAATTCATCGCCAAAAGATATAAATCCATCACCAAAAGaaatatattcatctccaaaAGATATAATAAATCGATCTCCAGTAGACATGAATCCTTCACCAAAAGACATTGAATCATCTCCAAAACATATTAATCCACCTCCAGAAGATGTTAGTCTTCCAGAAAGTATAAATCCGTCATCAGAAAACGTAAATCTGCCACTAGATGATTTGTATCCATcgttagaaaaaattagtcCGCAAACAGAACATTTTAATTCGTCGTCAGAAAATAATAGCCCGCCTGTACTAAACCATATCGAGGCTATCGTACTGGAACCAAGTGTCCAAGAGAACTCGGCTGTCTTAACAAATAAACAAGAAATCGTATCACCTAAAGTTGAAGAAAAAGCAccgccaccaccaccaccaccacaaCCTGAAGTCAGGAGGCTAAAAGATCCCCGGACAGCGGTTCCCAATCGAGGTCCATCACCAAAACACGATGCTCCTGCACCAGTGAAGCGTAAGGTTAGAACG ctatCGATTTCCGAGTATCGGAAACGAAAACAACAGTCCACGGGAACACCACCGGAGCCTGAGCCATCGAATGACGTGTCATCGTCGGATAAGAGTCCAGCACGTGGTCGATCAGACAGTGCAAGCAGTGGTACATCATCTTTGAGTTCAGATGATGATAATGCTAAAACAACTCATGATTTACCGGGACTAACAACTCTGCCACTTTTTGCAGGCTCAGAAAATGAAGAACGTAAAG GTGGTGAAGAAGGTATTATTGGTTGGTCAGCAGCACCAACTCTCGTTGAACGACAGCGAGAAAATCTTACTGAAAGATTAAAACGCGAGTttggattatttttaagtgACGATGAAGAAGAACGGGCTCGAAAAcaag GTTTAACTGCAGAAGCTATTCTAAAAGCACGCAAAGAAGCGATGCCAAATCAAGTTATAATTCCTGGTGCGCCAACGTCATATCCTCAAACGCAACTACCCCCACAAACGTATATACCACCACCAGGTTCAGCAGTTATTCATTATCCACAATTCCAAGTGAAACCAGGAATTCCGGGAGCATATATGGCCGTACCGCAGCCAATTCCACCACCAGTACCACCACCACCAGGCATGTATCCAGTATCGGCGTCAACGGCAACACTTTCATCAGTGGGTAAGCCGGTACCACCACAATTTCTCGTGCCACAAGCCCCACCAGGTTCGAATCCGTACCCTCCGCAATTTATCCCTACTGCTAGTCCACCCGCACCTACCCAACGATTTCCCGTCGCGACACCTCCGCCGCCACCACTAACGTTATCGTCTGGCTTTCCCGCAACACCACAACCTTCCAAGCCTTATTACATTCATCCTCCACCTGCGCCCAGGACATAA